aatatttttgtattttgtgtCTTGCATTTAtcgtttggattttgcattatCCGATGAGGTTTTCCACTAGCTTATCGTTATTTCCTGTATCTAGACGGTAAAGAAAGTACATGATTAGCAGTATTGATGAAAGTTTACTTTGTGACTCTCACTTCTTCTCTTTGTAGAACCGAATGCAACTACCACAACACCAAATGTCACAGTCTCCATGTCGAAAGAATTTCATGGCGAGGCTTCAAATGTGTTATCACAAGAGGATCAAAAGAAACCTGAGAATAACCAAACAGAAGCTGTCGTCAAGCCTTCTCCAGGCTTGCATAACTCCTCCTTGGATGTTAGAGCAAATAATTCAGCAGCAAATGATACTACAGCTGGCTCAACACAAAATCTCAATGGAAATGTTACCTCCAATGAAGTGGATCAAAGCAATATGAGTGAAAATAAGAACGAGActgttattaaattaaattctaGTACGGATAATTCCTCAGAAACTTTGGGGACATCAGGAAACAGCAGTACGACAGAGACAGGAACCAAAAGTGGGAGGCGACTTCTGGAAGATAATGACTCGAAAGAATCTGCGGACGGCCATTCTGACAATAAAGACAACAGTGAGGGTGTTCGCATGGCCACAGTTGAAAACGATGGAGTATTAGAAGCTGAAGCAGATTCAGCCTTTGACTTTTTGCGTGATAACGAAGAGTTAGGTGATGAATACTTTTCTGATTATGACGACTATGTTAACGATACCATGTGGGGTGATGAGGAATGGGTCGAGGAGAAACATGAGTATACAGAAGATTATGTGAATATTGACGCCCATATACTCTGCACTCCAGTGAGTTTCATCTATGTCAAAAACCATTGTCTTAGATTACTTGCTTCCATGAGAGATCTTACAATGTCACTTCTTTTATCAGGTAATTGCTGACATAGACAAAGATGGAGTAGAGGAGATGGTTGTTGCTGTTTCCTATTTCTTCGACCCTGAGTGAGTTTGTATTACATCTCTTTACCATAATCTGTCaatacaaaaacatcattagtaATGATTTTCTGTTACCGCTTCTAGTTTATTTACTTTGCTGAACATAACTGACCCTGATAAGCAAACTATTCAGGTATTATGACAATCCAGAACATCTGAAAGAGCTTGGTGGCATTGACATCAAAAACTATATTGCTAGTTCGATTGTGGTTTTCAATCTTGAGACGAAACAAGTTAAGTGGGTCAAAGAGCTAGATTTGAGTACGGATAATGCAAACTTCCGTGCATATATTTATTCTTCCCCAACGGTGGTTGATCTGGATGGCGATGGTTACTTGGATATTCTTGTGGGAACTTCCTTTGGCTTATTCTACGCCATGGACCATCATGGTAAGACTTCTTGTAGCGTCCTGCTCTCTGCCTTATTTACATTGAATACACTAGTCTGAGTCTCATTACAGATTTTGTTACACTCTTGCAAGTCTTGCTGTTGTTTTGAATTCTGAGATTATCGTCTTCTTGCAGGAAACATCAGAGAAAAATTCCCACTTGAAATGGCTGAAATTCAAGGAGCAGTGGTTGCAGCTGATATAAATGACGATGGAAAGATTGAACTTGTAACAACTGATTCCCACGGAAATGTAGCAGCATGGACCACGCAAGGAGTTGAAATTTGGGAAGTGCATTTAAAGAGTCTTGTTCCCCAGGTAAACAGTTACATCCGTTCATTCTCATCAAGTTTAGAACAGTCTTTTGAATGAACCACTTTTAGGAGCATCAACACGATTCTATCAGTTGATCATAGTGCATATGATCTTTCATAGGATCGCTTGTGGTTGTTTtaagttgtaacttgtaagtaaTGTTCTCTTCGCAATCAGCGGCTGATACCAGTATTCTCTTTCAGGGTCCTTCAATAGGCGATGTTGATGGTGATGGACATACTGACGTTGTGGTTCCTACAACATCAGGAAACATTTACGTTCTTAGTGGCAAGGATGGTTCGATTATCCGTCCTTACCCGTACAGAACTCATGGAAGAGTGATGAAccagcttcttcttgttgatctGAACAAGCGAGGTGAGAAAAAGAAGGGACTCACCATTGTGACCACATCCTTTGACGGTTACATGTACCTCATAGACGGACCCACTTCATGCACTGATGTTGTTGATATTGGTGAAACTTCGTAAGTCACTTGCTTGA
The Brassica napus cultivar Da-Ae chromosome A1, Da-Ae, whole genome shotgun sequence DNA segment above includes these coding regions:
- the LOC106427958 gene encoding protein DEFECTIVE IN EXINE FORMATION 1, with the translated sequence MKSRGRRCLLRFFLFLILSNPSYGENKFRERKATDDELSYPEIDEDALMNTQCPRNLELRWQTEVTSSVYATPLIADINSDGKLDIVVPSFVHYLEVLEGSDGDKMPGWPAFHQSNVHASPLLFDIDKDGVREIALATYNGEVLFFRVSGFLMSDKLVVPRRKVHKNWHVGLNPDPVDRSHPDVHDELLVHEAEEMKASMTTQPNATTTTPNVTVSMSKEFHGEASNVLSQEDQKKPENNQTEAVVKPSPGLHNSSLDVRANNSAANDTTAGSTQNLNGNVTSNEVDQSNMSENKNETVIKLNSSTDNSSETLGTSGNSSTTETGTKSGRRLLEDNDSKESADGHSDNKDNSEGVRMATVENDGVLEAEADSAFDFLRDNEELGDEYFSDYDDYVNDTMWGDEEWVEEKHEYTEDYVNIDAHILCTPVIADIDKDGVEEMVVAVSYFFDPEYYDNPEHLKELGGIDIKNYIASSIVVFNLETKQVKWVKELDLSTDNANFRAYIYSSPTVVDLDGDGYLDILVGTSFGLFYAMDHHGNIREKFPLEMAEIQGAVVAADINDDGKIELVTTDSHGNVAAWTTQGVEIWEVHLKSLVPQGPSIGDVDGDGHTDVVVPTTSGNIYVLSGKDGSIIRPYPYRTHGRVMNQLLLVDLNKRGEKKKGLTIVTTSFDGYMYLIDGPTSCTDVVDIGETSYSMVLADNVDGGDDLDLIVSTMNGNVFCFSTPSPHHPLKAWRSTDQGRNNKANRYGREGVFVTHSTRGFRDEEGKNFWAEIEIVDNYRYPSGSQAPYNVTTTLLVPGNYEGDRRIKQSQIYDRPGKYRIKLPTVGVRTTGTVMVEMVDKNGLHFSDEFSLTFHMYYYKLLKWLLVLPMLGMFGLLVILRPQEAVPLPSFSRNTDL